One window from the genome of Myripristis murdjan chromosome 6, fMyrMur1.1, whole genome shotgun sequence encodes:
- the LOC115360452 gene encoding protein FAM3C-like: protein MGILKAVVTLASMAVFVHVMLQKYSHMLNGDRPFNLAEHFGRFRQNKKPPAKRLDDVCGMQSCPKDQFSFFIFKGAAKAVAPQICINNKLVLGKPLNNAGSGVNVVVVHGRTGQVVKTGNFNMKNGDDESLIDFLWSIEQGSAVLMASYDDPATNEMAGHPSDWLSDEARDLIGELGSSAVHSLSFRDNWVFAGGKSARTNYEKTGLGEALARVESLERKDRNSMIRV, encoded by the exons ATGG GGATTCTGAAAGCTGTGGTCACATTAGCATCCATGGCGGTTTTTGTTCATGTCATGCTGCAGAAATACAGCCACATGCTGAATG GTGATCGTCCTTTCAATCTGGCTGAACATTTTGGCAGATTCAGACAGAACAAGAAGCCGCCCGCCAAGCGATTAG ATGACGTGTGCGGCATGCAAAGCTGTCCAAAGGATCAGTTCAGCTTCTTCATCTTTAAAGGAGCTGCTAAGGCAGTGGCACCACAGATCTGCATCAACAACAAGCT GGTTCTTGGCAAGCCATTGAACAATGCTGGCAGTGGAGTAAACGTTGTTGTCGTACATG GGAGAACAGGACAAGTTGTCAAGACTGGAAACTTCAACATGAAGAACGGTG ATGATGAAAGTCTCATTGATTTTCTCTGGAGCATTGAGCAAGGCTCTGCTGTGCTGATGGCCTCCTATGATGATCCTGCCACAAA tgaaatggctggtCACCCGTCCGACTGGTTAAGTGATGAAGCCAGAGATCTGATTGGTGAACTGGGAAGCTCTGCCGTCCACTCACTCTCCTTCAGAGACAACTGGGTGTTTGCTGGAGGAAAAAGCGCCAGGACCAACTATGAGAAG ACCGGACTTGGTGAAGCTCTGGCTAGAGTGGAGAGTCTGGAGCGCAAGGACAGGAACAGCATGATCCGGGTGTGA
- the sycp3 gene encoding synaptonemal complex protein 3, which produces MAAIVRKQTKRSKRPQNKPDMSDFDLTQESGKKNDTGEGETPVVDRLAKKRPAADFEEEVTCAVGKGVQSMMEKFGTDINKVMQAKRKRLESLTKNFMKGSQHTLEQRWNNQYTQRQKLTQQYSQQVSSALQLWESDTQRIEDQQEKLNNLFRQQQELFQQAKVAQTQKLKIMRELYEQFVKDIEEMEKSHEAYVQGAQQELKKELSCLLKKSLMDMQQEQMATVRNSLQSTLF; this is translated from the exons ATGGCAGCAATAGTGAGAAAACAAACCAAGAGAAGTAAGCGTCCACAGAACAAACCGGACATGAGTGACTTTGATTTGACACAGGAAAGTGGGAAGAAAAATGACACTGGAGAAG GTGAAACTCCTGTTGTGGACAGGTTGGCCAAGAAGAGACCTGCTGCTGATTTTGAGGAGGAGGTCACCTGTGCTGTCGG GAAGGGGGTGCAATCCATGATGGAAAAATTTGGAA CTGATATAAATAAGGTGATGCAAGCCAAGAGGAAGCGTCTGGAGTCTCTGACCAAGAATTTCATGAAGGGAAGCCAACATACACTGGAGCAGCGGTGGAACAACCAATACACCCAGAG gcagaAGCTGACTCAGCAGTACTCCCAGCAggtctcctctgctctgcagctgTGGGAGAGTGATACCCAGAGAATTGAGGATCAGCAGGAGAAGCTAAAC AATCTGTTCAGGCAGCAACAGGAACTCTTCCAGCAGGCAAAAGTGGCGCAGACTCAGAAACTGAAAATCATGAGAGAGTTATATGAGCAGTTTGTTAAG GACAtagaagagatggagaagagccATGAGGCTTATGTGCAGGGAGCTCAACAGGAGCTGAAGAAGGAGTTGTCCTGCCTGCTTAAGAAGAGCCTCATGGACATG caacagGAGCAAATGGCCACTGTCCGCAACTCGCTGCAGTCCACGCTGTTCTAG